Genomic DNA from Deltaproteobacteria bacterium:
TAGGAGGGCGATGACCATAATGATTCCCACTACTTGAATCAGGATCACCACCGTGAGGGCAACAAGACACAGCAGCAACAGATAGGTGCTCACGACTCCGATTCCTTGCAGTTTGCTGTACTCCTCGTCAAAGCATACGGCCATAAAGCGTTTGTGAAAAAGAAGGACCGAAAGGATGATAAGGCCGTCAAGATATCCGAGAACCCGTATACTTTCTGTTTTTACCATCAAGATGTTGCCAAAGAGGTAGCTCATAAGATCCACGTTGTAGCCAGGGGTCTTGTAGATAAAAAGAATTCCTACGGCCATTCCAACGGCCCACAGTGCCCCAATGATCGTATCTTCGTACTGGTGGTAACGAAGGCTTATAAAACCAATTACTATCGCTGCGAAAAGGGCCGTCACAACAGCGCCGTGCAGGGGATTGAATCCATAGTAGTAGGCGATCCCCATACCCCCGAGGACCGTGTGGGAAATCCCGCCACTGATAAAGACAATTCGCCTGACAACGACGTAGGTTCCCATTACACCGCAGGCCACACTGGCCAGCAAGCCAATGACAACGGCGTTCTGCATGAACGTCTGGTCTCTTAGAACTGCAAAAAATTCAAGCATCACAATTCACATTTGTGTTTCAACATATGAACAGGTCCACTATAACATGCCTCAATCACATCGCCTGTGATGTGCTCGGTGTGGCTGCATGCCAATCTCCGGTTGACGCAAGCGACACGATTCACGTACGTGGAGATAAAACCCAGGTCGTGAGACACAAGGATGATTGTTACGGTCTCGTTCAGTCGTTTCAGCAATTCGTAGATGTCTTGTTCAACCCTTCCGTCTATGCTTACTGTGGGCTCATCCAGAAGGAGTAATTCCGGTTTTCCCACTAGGGCCCTTGCCATAAGAACCCGCTGTTTCTGCCCACCGGACAGGGTGCCGAAACGGCGATTGCGAAGATCATGGATTTCTGCCTCTTGCATCGCCTC
This window encodes:
- a CDS encoding metal ABC transporter permease, giving the protein MLEFFAVLRDQTFMQNAVVIGLLASVACGVMGTYVVVRRIVFISGGISHTVLGGMGIAYYYGFNPLHGAVVTALFAAIVIGFISLRYHQYEDTIIGALWAVGMAVGILFIYKTPGYNVDLMSYLFGNILMVKTESIRVLGYLDGLIILSVLLFHKRFMAVCFDEEYSKLQGIGVVSTYLLLLCLVALTVVILIQVVGIIMVIALLTLPAATARLYAPSLVQMMIIASILGAVFTSSGLIVSYEPNLPAGATIVVIAGLAYLFATAVKGLSTRFHGRGNK
- a CDS encoding ABC transporter ATP-binding protein — protein: MRQEKSVVQINHVDFSYDGALCLEDIVLNVQEGDFLGVVGPNGSGKTTLLKIILGLIHPLRGKVEVFGETPERARRLIGYVPQHADLDASFPISVMDVVLIGRLGKSPLFGRYRKGDRQSAEEAMQEAEIHDLRNRRFGTLSGGQKQRVLMARALVGKPELLLLDEPTVSIDGRVEQDIYELLKRLNETVTIILVSHDLGFISTYVNRVACVNRRLACSHTEHITGDVIEACYSGPVHMLKHKCEL